In one Nitrososphaera viennensis EN76 genomic region, the following are encoded:
- a CDS encoding 50S ribosomal protein L5, producing MSQVMESSMKRIAVDKVVINIGVGKSGEPMEKAKKALTELTGHQPAIRGAKKTVRDFGIHQGEPIGAMVTLRREEAIEFLKRVIAAKKNVLKESSFDNFGNLSIGIHEHIDIPGTKYNPEIGIFGMDVNIVLVRPGYRIARKSRKRAKVGRSHRITKDDAIAYFKEQYGAEVQ from the coding sequence ATGAGCCAAGTTATGGAAAGCAGCATGAAGAGGATTGCGGTCGACAAGGTGGTCATCAACATCGGAGTCGGCAAATCCGGCGAGCCGATGGAAAAGGCCAAGAAAGCGCTCACTGAACTGACGGGCCACCAGCCGGCGATAAGGGGTGCAAAAAAGACAGTGCGCGACTTTGGCATCCACCAGGGCGAGCCGATTGGTGCGATGGTGACGCTGAGGCGCGAAGAAGCAATCGAGTTCCTAAAGCGCGTCATTGCAGCGAAAAAGAACGTGCTAAAAGAATCTTCGTTTGACAATTTCGGCAACCTTTCAATAGGCATCCACGAGCACATCGACATCCCCGGCACGAAATACAACCCGGAGATCGGCATCTTTGGCATGGACGTGAACATCGTCCTCGTGAGGCCAGGATACAGGATTGCGCGCAAGAGCAGAAAACGCGCCAAGGTTGGCAGGAGCCACAGGATAACCAAGGATGACGCGATTGCATACTTTAAGGAACAGTATGGAGCGGAGGTACAGTAA
- a CDS encoding recombinase family protein, with translation MKKYAFAYLRVSTEEQTVQNQKLALEKWANDNNFQILDFFEDSAVSGRVPAIQRRGFSDLIEMVKTAQVDAVLVYELSRVGRTFWDTLDAIKAIEQYAPLLSCSPRESFLQTTEPSVRKLMIGILTWVAEREREMLVQRTKDGMERARAAGRSIGRPQKVLDKNRLILMLAENRSKARIARELGVSKATLYKELRQISQK, from the coding sequence ATGAAAAAGTACGCATTTGCCTACCTGCGGGTCAGCACCGAAGAGCAGACCGTTCAGAACCAAAAGCTGGCGCTGGAAAAATGGGCCAATGACAACAACTTTCAGATCCTTGACTTTTTCGAAGATTCGGCCGTTTCCGGCAGGGTTCCGGCGATCCAAAGGCGCGGGTTTTCAGACCTTATTGAAATGGTCAAAACCGCGCAGGTCGATGCGGTTCTTGTTTACGAGCTGTCGCGGGTTGGCAGGACCTTCTGGGATACCCTTGACGCCATCAAGGCTATTGAGCAATACGCGCCGCTGCTATCCTGTTCGCCTCGCGAGTCGTTTCTGCAGACGACGGAGCCAAGCGTACGGAAATTGATGATAGGCATACTGACCTGGGTGGCAGAGCGCGAGCGCGAGATGCTCGTCCAGCGCACAAAAGACGGCATGGAGCGCGCAAGGGCCGCTGGCCGCAGCATAGGCAGGCCCCAAAAGGTGCTCGACAAGAATCGATTGATACTGATGCTTGCAGAAAACCGCTCAAAGGCAAGGATCGCAAGGGAACTGGGCGTTTCCAAAGCGACGCTCTACAAGGAACTGCGCCAAATAAGCCAGAAATAG
- the bioD gene encoding dethiobiotin synthase: MRGVFVTGTDTGVGKTAVAAGIAWLLRKNGIDVAAMKPFATGSKPFSKKFKSEDTAILAEATNAIETDEELNPVFFRVPASPLMAAQILNKSPPDVHGALFQLKKLGIKHQFVVVEGIGGLMVPLTEREFVADFVRLVDLPVVIVTHPRLGTLNHTLLTVRVCREFGLDILGIVVNMMPKKPSAVEKNVPRVLQRLAGVPVLAVLPEMKNKPDYKEIGRLLEKTSVAEKVLA; encoded by the coding sequence ATGCGCGGCGTGTTTGTGACAGGCACGGACACTGGTGTCGGCAAGACCGCGGTCGCGGCAGGCATCGCGTGGCTCTTGAGGAAAAATGGCATAGACGTTGCCGCGATGAAGCCGTTTGCGACCGGCAGCAAGCCTTTTTCAAAGAAATTCAAGTCAGAAGACACTGCTATCCTTGCCGAAGCCACAAATGCCATCGAGACTGATGAAGAATTGAACCCTGTCTTTTTCAGGGTGCCTGCGTCTCCGCTCATGGCCGCGCAGATCTTGAACAAGAGTCCGCCGGACGTCCACGGCGCATTGTTCCAGCTGAAAAAACTTGGAATAAAGCACCAGTTTGTGGTGGTTGAAGGCATCGGGGGCCTGATGGTTCCCCTGACAGAGCGCGAGTTTGTAGCAGATTTTGTACGGCTTGTAGACCTGCCTGTGGTGATAGTGACGCACCCGCGCCTTGGCACTCTGAACCACACGCTTCTCACTGTACGCGTCTGCCGCGAATTTGGCCTCGACATCCTGGGAATAGTAGTCAACATGATGCCGAAAAAGCCGAGCGCGGTAGAAAAGAACGTTCCACGCGTCCTGCAGCGGCTTGCAGGTGTGCCTGTGCTTGCAGTTCTGCCGGAGATGAAAAACAAGCCTGACTACAAGGAGATAGGCAGGCTACTTGAAAAAACGAGCGTTGCAGAAAAGGTCCTTGCCTAG
- a CDS encoding nucleotidyltransferase family protein, producing the protein MKAVILAGGFGKRLKPLTDQIPKPMIEVSNLPIIEWQIKWLAGNGIKEFIICVGYLKEQIINHIGSGSRLGVRVGYAVEEEPLGTGGALKNAEGLLSGQSEFFMLNGDILSNLDPSKLRDGGAAHSLALVPLRSPYGVVEVDKSNKVLGFVEKPRIKDRWINAGVYHFTSEVFSYLPENGNIEMTALPALAKEGKLRATTYDNVFWRSIDSHKDIEEAAREMQAANIS; encoded by the coding sequence ATGAAAGCAGTAATCCTTGCAGGCGGCTTTGGCAAGCGTCTGAAGCCATTGACAGACCAGATACCAAAGCCCATGATCGAGGTGTCAAACCTCCCGATAATCGAGTGGCAGATAAAGTGGCTGGCCGGAAACGGCATAAAGGAGTTCATAATCTGCGTCGGCTACCTGAAAGAACAGATAATAAACCACATCGGGAGCGGGAGCAGGCTTGGCGTCAGGGTGGGCTATGCTGTCGAGGAAGAGCCACTTGGGACCGGAGGCGCTCTAAAGAATGCAGAGGGTCTTCTTTCCGGCCAGAGCGAGTTTTTCATGCTAAACGGCGACATACTCTCAAACCTTGATCCTTCAAAGTTGCGCGATGGCGGGGCGGCGCACTCGCTTGCACTTGTGCCGCTGCGCAGCCCGTACGGCGTAGTCGAGGTGGACAAGTCAAACAAGGTGCTCGGGTTCGTGGAAAAGCCCCGGATAAAGGACAGGTGGATAAACGCAGGAGTCTACCATTTCACGAGCGAGGTGTTTTCGTACCTGCCCGAAAACGGCAACATAGAGATGACCGCCCTGCCTGCACTGGCAAAGGAAGGGAAACTCAGGGCAACCACCTACGACAATGTTTTTTGGCGTTCCATTGATTCACACAAGGACATCGAAGAAGCCGCAAGGGAAATGCAGGCTGCAAACATCTCATGA
- a CDS encoding 30S ribosomal protein S4e: MGKKGGATRVKRQMAPTFWNIRRKESQFVMRVKPGPHPKNSAYPLGMVLRDAVKVTHTAKESQLILNEGKVKVDGIVRRDPNLAVGLMDVVELANGQAYRLVPKDSELLAPVAVEDAEKAVKLAKITSKVTTKGKKLQYGFHDGKTLITDAKMKVGDTCLLELPGAKVKDHIKFEKGATALIITGENAGNVGKIEDFREGLFSLPTRAFVSFGDKTVELPVEMVMVVGKDKPVIKVN; this comes from the coding sequence ATGGGAAAGAAAGGTGGAGCAACTAGAGTAAAGAGACAGATGGCGCCGACCTTCTGGAACATCAGAAGGAAGGAAAGCCAGTTCGTCATGAGGGTCAAGCCGGGACCGCACCCGAAGAATAGCGCGTATCCGCTCGGCATGGTCCTGCGCGACGCAGTCAAGGTGACGCACACAGCCAAGGAATCGCAGTTGATACTCAACGAAGGCAAGGTCAAGGTCGACGGCATCGTAAGGCGCGACCCGAACCTGGCAGTTGGCCTGATGGACGTGGTAGAGCTTGCAAACGGCCAAGCATACCGCCTCGTTCCCAAGGACTCTGAACTACTCGCGCCAGTGGCAGTGGAGGACGCGGAAAAGGCAGTAAAGCTAGCCAAGATAACAAGCAAGGTCACAACCAAGGGCAAGAAACTACAGTACGGCTTCCACGACGGCAAGACGCTCATCACCGATGCCAAGATGAAGGTCGGAGACACGTGCCTGCTCGAACTTCCAGGCGCAAAAGTAAAGGATCACATCAAGTTTGAAAAGGGCGCGACGGCACTCATCATCACGGGCGAAAACGCAGGCAATGTAGGCAAGATAGAGGATTTCCGTGAAGGACTCTTCTCGCTTCCAACCCGCGCATTCGTGTCGTTTGGCGACAAGACGGTAGAGCTCCCGGTGGAAATGGTCATGGTTGTTGGCAAGGACAAGCCAGTGATAAAGGTGAACTAG
- a CDS encoding ribonuclease P protein component 1, which produces MITATNILAHELIGLDAKIIETTNAALSGLAGTIVFETKNTLAIRSGSATKIIPKAAAKKIKIATQNGACFISGSSMIARPEDRISRL; this is translated from the coding sequence ATGATAACCGCGACAAACATTCTTGCGCACGAGCTCATCGGCCTTGACGCAAAAATAATTGAAACAACAAACGCTGCGCTCTCAGGCCTAGCAGGCACCATCGTTTTTGAAACGAAAAACACGCTTGCAATAAGGTCCGGCAGCGCGACAAAAATAATTCCAAAAGCAGCAGCGAAAAAAATCAAAATCGCAACTCAAAATGGCGCTTGCTTTATAAGTGGTTCTTCGATGATAGCAAGGCCAGAGGATCGTATATCGCGATTATAA
- a CDS encoding 30S ribosomal protein S17, whose protein sequence is MVRNIGVSVIAPRKTCEDELCPFHGTLPVRGKLLTGIVASAKAKKMVVVTQEYPRPVQKYKRYERSRSKVHAYLPTCMDVKEGDEVKIAECRPLSKTVSFVVIEVNTKDGGRS, encoded by the coding sequence ATGGTAAGAAACATTGGTGTTTCAGTCATTGCCCCCCGCAAGACGTGCGAGGACGAGCTCTGCCCGTTCCACGGCACGCTCCCGGTGAGAGGCAAACTGCTGACAGGCATCGTGGCAAGCGCCAAGGCCAAGAAGATGGTCGTGGTCACGCAAGAGTACCCGAGGCCAGTGCAAAAATACAAGAGATACGAGAGGTCCAGATCCAAGGTCCACGCGTACCTCCCGACCTGCATGGACGTAAAGGAGGGCGACGAGGTCAAGATCGCAGAGTGCAGGCCACTTTCAAAGACGGTTTCGTTCGTAGTGATCGAGGTGAACACAAAGGATGGCGGCAGGAGCTAA
- a CDS encoding Zn-ribbon domain-containing OB-fold protein has protein sequence MKKGEFMVPVCTLCGKKAWPPSPACPKCFGRTVLKKVEKTGTLVEFSNSYVRGHEGVFGIIEMDGFRLVGSLDDDGKLRKGMKVKMDSCGVNVEGAPFYHFTPATTK, from the coding sequence TTGAAAAAAGGGGAATTTATGGTGCCAGTATGCACATTATGCGGGAAAAAGGCCTGGCCGCCGTCGCCTGCCTGCCCGAAATGCTTTGGCAGGACTGTGCTGAAAAAAGTTGAAAAAACAGGAACGCTGGTAGAGTTTTCAAACTCGTACGTCCGGGGCCACGAAGGCGTCTTTGGCATCATAGAAATGGACGGCTTTAGGCTCGTTGGCTCGCTTGACGATGACGGCAAGCTGCGCAAGGGCATGAAGGTCAAGATGGACAGTTGCGGCGTGAACGTAGAAGGCGCGCCGTTTTACCACTTTACTCCAGCAACAACAAAATGA
- a CDS encoding LLM class flavin-dependent oxidoreductase yields the protein MMKIGYSLGPLLSMEDVLRCASLADEQNNVDSVWVPESWGRESFSTLGAVAQATKRVRLGTSIVSIFSRTPATIAMGAATLDMISGNRTVIGLGTSTEAIVENWHGAEFEKPASRMKEYVECIRLMTSGEKVSYSGEFFKINNFKMLNAPPRKHVPIFLAAVNRRMLALAAEKADGVILYMRPLEELEKTVPELKARAAADNFEVALSLICAVSDKEPEKARARAAKTLAFYVAVGKYYSRFLAENGYSDEVSRISAEYQESGGDAAAKQVSPEMLEALTVCGTKQDCRKALLRFSDSGVTLPILQFNPVERAESSFRELLSTF from the coding sequence ATGATGAAGATCGGGTACAGCCTCGGGCCGCTCCTTTCAATGGAGGATGTGCTCCGGTGCGCAAGCCTTGCAGATGAGCAGAATAACGTCGACTCGGTATGGGTCCCGGAATCGTGGGGCCGCGAGTCGTTTTCAACGCTTGGAGCCGTGGCGCAGGCTACGAAAAGGGTAAGGCTTGGCACCTCAATAGTCAGCATTTTCTCAAGGACGCCTGCCACAATAGCGATGGGCGCAGCCACGCTTGACATGATCTCTGGGAACAGGACAGTCATCGGCCTTGGCACGAGCACGGAAGCCATCGTCGAGAACTGGCACGGGGCAGAGTTTGAGAAGCCCGCTTCTCGAATGAAGGAATACGTCGAATGCATCCGGCTCATGACTTCTGGCGAGAAGGTCAGCTATTCCGGCGAGTTTTTCAAGATAAACAATTTCAAGATGCTAAACGCGCCTCCTAGAAAGCATGTCCCTATTTTTCTTGCGGCCGTCAACAGGCGCATGCTTGCGCTTGCCGCGGAAAAGGCAGACGGCGTGATCCTTTACATGCGCCCCCTTGAAGAGCTGGAAAAAACAGTGCCCGAGCTAAAGGCAAGGGCCGCCGCGGACAACTTTGAAGTCGCGCTCTCGCTCATCTGCGCCGTGTCGGACAAAGAGCCGGAAAAAGCCAGGGCGCGGGCAGCAAAGACCCTTGCATTCTATGTTGCAGTCGGCAAGTATTACAGCAGGTTCCTTGCGGAAAACGGCTATAGCGACGAAGTGTCTCGCATTTCAGCCGAATATCAAGAGAGCGGTGGCGACGCGGCCGCAAAACAGGTCTCGCCAGAGATGCTTGAGGCGCTGACGGTCTGCGGCACAAAACAAGACTGCAGAAAGGCGCTTTTGCGGTTTTCTGATTCTGGTGTCACCCTGCCAATTTTGCAGTTCAACCCTGTAGAGAGAGCAGAAAGTTCATTTAGGGAATTGTTGTCAACCTTTTAA
- a CDS encoding 50S ribosomal protein L6 codes for MATSTEQAPAEIMAEVAIPASVKVTKEGSFLAVKGKLGTVKKDFLKLPATVTVEGNKVVIKPYGTRKRDLAVTNTARSIVTSMVKGVEKGYTYKVKIIFAHFPIAVKVKGKEVHVENFFGERSARIARIQGDATKVEVQGEDVVVKGPSLEDVSQTAANIEQSTKIKDKDQRVFLDGLYVYSREEGM; via the coding sequence TTGGCTACGTCTACTGAGCAAGCACCAGCAGAGATAATGGCAGAAGTCGCCATACCTGCAAGCGTCAAGGTGACAAAGGAAGGAAGCTTCCTTGCAGTCAAGGGCAAGCTCGGCACGGTCAAGAAGGATTTCTTGAAGCTCCCTGCCACGGTAACAGTAGAGGGCAACAAGGTCGTTATCAAGCCGTACGGCACGAGAAAGCGCGACCTTGCAGTGACCAACACCGCAAGGAGCATCGTGACAAGCATGGTAAAAGGCGTCGAAAAGGGCTACACTTACAAGGTCAAGATCATCTTTGCGCACTTTCCAATTGCAGTGAAGGTAAAGGGCAAAGAGGTCCACGTAGAGAACTTTTTCGGCGAGCGCTCTGCCCGCATTGCCAGGATCCAGGGCGACGCGACCAAGGTAGAGGTCCAGGGCGAGGACGTCGTCGTAAAGGGCCCAAGCCTTGAAGATGTCTCGCAGACGGCCGCAAACATCGAGCAGTCTACAAAGATAAAGGACAAAGACCAGCGTGTCTTCCTCGACGGGCTATACGTCTACTCCCGTGAAGAAGGCATGTAA
- the rplX gene encoding 50S ribosomal protein L24 produces the protein MTIHPKLLHVPKHQRDNMVGATLSDSLRQQYKRRSARVIKGDSVKVMRGEYKGVEGKVDKVNTIEGTLEIEGIQREKVRGGQVKVPIHASNVMITGLKTDDKYRSAMLSGQKQQAAPKKEKKAEAKPEAEAKPKAAKAAKKEKKEEETS, from the coding sequence ATGACAATACATCCAAAACTCTTGCACGTTCCAAAGCACCAGCGCGACAACATGGTCGGCGCGACCTTGTCTGACAGCCTGCGCCAGCAGTACAAGAGGCGCAGCGCACGCGTAATCAAGGGCGATTCGGTCAAGGTCATGCGCGGCGAGTACAAGGGAGTAGAGGGCAAGGTCGACAAGGTCAACACAATCGAAGGCACCCTCGAGATAGAAGGCATCCAGCGCGAAAAGGTGCGCGGAGGCCAGGTCAAGGTCCCGATCCACGCTTCAAACGTCATGATAACAGGGCTCAAGACGGACGACAAGTACAGGTCGGCAATGCTCAGCGGCCAAAAGCAGCAGGCAGCGCCAAAGAAGGAAAAGAAAGCAGAGGCAAAGCCCGAAGCTGAAGCAAAGCCAAAGGCTGCCAAGGCAGCAAAAAAGGAGAAGAAAGAGGAGGAGACTAGCTAA
- a CDS encoding 50S ribosomal protein L14: MAAGAKSRAVSAKGVEEFRPYITRALPVTAELVCADNTGAKVLRIAQVTRYKGRHSRQPAAAVGDFVTVTVKKGPAELRKQIFGAVIVRQKYPIRRPNGIRVAFEDNAAVLVTPEGEIKGTDIKGPVASEAAEKWPRIANLAGMIV, from the coding sequence ATGGCGGCAGGAGCTAAGTCAAGAGCAGTTTCAGCCAAGGGCGTAGAAGAATTCCGCCCGTACATCACAAGGGCCCTGCCGGTGACTGCAGAGCTTGTATGCGCTGACAATACAGGTGCAAAGGTGCTGCGCATCGCGCAAGTCACAAGGTACAAGGGCAGGCACTCGCGCCAGCCGGCGGCAGCAGTCGGAGACTTTGTCACAGTTACAGTGAAAAAGGGCCCGGCGGAGCTTCGCAAGCAGATTTTCGGCGCAGTGATCGTAAGGCAAAAGTACCCGATACGCAGGCCAAACGGAATTCGCGTCGCGTTTGAAGACAACGCCGCGGTGCTCGTGACTCCAGAAGGCGAGATCAAGGGAACAGACATCAAGGGCCCAGTCGCAAGCGAGGCGGCAGAAAAGTGGCCAAGGATTGCAAACCTCGCGGGAATGATAGTCTAG
- a CDS encoding 30S ribosomal protein S8, with protein MPALNILSNMFTTIYNNETRRKRECIVLPSSKFASEVLRVMQKHRYIGEFEQVDDGRAGKFRIQLLAKINKCGIITPRFSVKKDAYFNWERQFLPAYSMGILLVSTSKGIMSHHEAQAQGLGGVLVGYVY; from the coding sequence ATGCCAGCGCTAAACATTCTGTCAAACATGTTCACCACCATCTACAACAACGAGACCAGGAGAAAGAGGGAATGCATCGTGCTTCCATCGTCCAAGTTCGCAAGTGAGGTGCTTCGCGTTATGCAAAAGCACCGCTACATCGGCGAATTCGAGCAGGTAGACGACGGCAGGGCAGGCAAGTTCCGCATACAATTACTGGCCAAGATAAACAAGTGTGGCATTATCACGCCGCGCTTTTCCGTGAAAAAGGACGCGTACTTTAACTGGGAGAGGCAGTTTTTGCCGGCCTACAGCATGGGCATACTGCTCGTCTCGACCAGCAAGGGCATCATGTCCCACCACGAGGCGCAGGCACAGGGATTAGGAGGAGTTCTCGTTGGCTACGTCTACTGA
- a CDS encoding thiolase family protein: protein MRKVAISAAATSKFTKATERSIFDIAREPCIEILKSHGSKDVDAVLFSTCATEQYGSTIISEMLGIKPKMSQRVDNLCNSGTNAIATAYSLIASGLCDSALVVGAEKTHSEGNRLVWDVTRGSFNFPVHWASMFARSHMRRFGTTEEQMAQVSVKNHKNAAKNKNALFQKPVTLKEVMESKMIAEPVKLLDCSAPCDGASAVLLLSEQRAKKNENSPVWIKGIGQQTNGASFASMDDLTALQTARRAAHDAYEMANVKPSQVDVAELHDAFTILEIMAYEDLCFAQKGKGGKFAEQQQQEIAINPRGGILGCGHPVGATGVAQVAEITLQLSGKAGKRQVKDCKTGLVHNLAAAGSSATVMVLGT, encoded by the coding sequence GTGCGCAAGGTAGCTATCTCGGCTGCAGCAACTTCAAAGTTCACAAAAGCAACCGAGAGGTCGATTTTTGACATCGCGCGCGAGCCCTGCATCGAGATTTTAAAAAGCCACGGCAGCAAGGATGTCGACGCCGTGCTCTTCTCGACGTGCGCAACAGAGCAGTACGGCTCGACAATAATTTCTGAAATGCTCGGGATAAAACCCAAGATGTCGCAGCGAGTCGACAACCTCTGCAATTCCGGGACAAACGCTATTGCTACCGCGTATTCGCTTATCGCGTCTGGCCTGTGCGACTCTGCACTTGTCGTCGGCGCGGAAAAAACACACAGCGAGGGAAACAGGCTTGTCTGGGACGTCACCCGGGGTTCGTTCAACTTTCCAGTCCACTGGGCATCAATGTTTGCGCGTTCGCACATGAGGCGATTTGGAACCACGGAGGAGCAGATGGCCCAGGTGTCAGTAAAGAACCACAAAAACGCTGCAAAAAACAAGAACGCGCTCTTTCAAAAGCCTGTGACACTAAAAGAGGTGATGGAGTCAAAAATGATAGCCGAGCCGGTAAAGCTGCTCGACTGCTCGGCGCCGTGCGACGGCGCCTCTGCCGTGCTCCTGCTCTCTGAGCAAAGGGCAAAGAAAAATGAAAACAGCCCTGTGTGGATAAAGGGCATAGGCCAGCAAACAAACGGCGCCAGCTTTGCAAGCATGGATGACCTGACCGCGCTTCAAACCGCCAGGCGGGCTGCGCATGACGCATACGAAATGGCCAATGTCAAGCCATCCCAGGTGGATGTCGCCGAGCTGCATGACGCTTTTACAATCCTTGAGATAATGGCGTACGAGGACCTCTGCTTTGCGCAAAAGGGCAAGGGGGGCAAGTTCGCTGAGCAACAGCAGCAGGAAATCGCGATAAACCCACGCGGCGGGATACTCGGGTGCGGCCACCCCGTGGGCGCCACCGGCGTGGCGCAGGTCGCCGAGATAACTCTGCAACTGTCCGGCAAGGCCGGAAAAAGGCAGGTCAAAGACTGCAAGACTGGCCTCGTGCACAACCTTGCTGCCGCCGGCTCGTCAGCGACGGTGATGGTGCTTGGTACCTAG
- a CDS encoding 30S ribosomal protein S14 — translation MPKPREYATTGRKQLAHGRGVRWCKRCGSYNGLIRKYNLMLCRQCFREVAESLGFKKFE, via the coding sequence ATGCCTAAACCAAGAGAATACGCGACAACGGGCCGCAAGCAGCTTGCGCACGGAAGAGGAGTGCGCTGGTGCAAAAGGTGCGGTTCATATAACGGACTCATCAGAAAATACAACCTGATGCTTTGCAGACAGTGCTTCAGGGAAGTGGCTGAGAGCCTGGGATTCAAGAAATTCGAGTAG
- the bioA gene encoding adenosylmethionine--8-amino-7-oxononanoate transaminase has translation MSGRPSLKDADRDRNFVWHPYTQMKDWERQDNRVIVRGEGFYLVDDRGRRYLDGTASMWCNVWGHGQNEVVEAMREQLKHLQHSTLFGLASEPSARLAERLIKLARGSMDRVFYTDNGSTAIEAALKMALQYWQNRGKPEKKLFVSLEGGYHGDTVGAMSVGYIEQFFGAYKPLLAKVSRVPSPLFYGSKFESVQDLVEHCMEQTEKTLKKLDGKCAGLVMESGAQIAGGVVIYPQKYQQKISELCKKYDTLLILDEIATGFGRLGNMVEYLAQNSKPDIVCMGKALAAGYFPLAVTLAHEKIYDAFLGSYEKNKHFYHGHTFTGHPVGCAAALANLELYEKRNLMQQIKKNAQYIKQRLGEFEEIGVVADVRHSGMLAGIELARNGKPLMHLKSKERIDYFVARESLAMGVHLRALGNVMVVIPPLAIGRNDLEKMMDAHLELAKKAEKL, from the coding sequence ATGAGCGGCCGTCCAAGCCTCAAAGACGCAGACAGAGACAGGAATTTTGTCTGGCACCCCTATACCCAGATGAAGGACTGGGAAAGGCAGGACAACAGGGTCATCGTGAGGGGCGAGGGCTTTTACCTAGTCGACGACAGGGGCCGGCGATACCTTGACGGGACTGCGAGCATGTGGTGCAACGTGTGGGGCCACGGGCAAAACGAGGTAGTCGAGGCGATGCGCGAGCAGTTGAAACACTTGCAGCATTCCACGCTGTTTGGCCTTGCAAGCGAGCCGTCCGCGCGCCTTGCAGAGCGGCTGATAAAACTGGCAAGGGGCAGTATGGACCGCGTATTTTACACTGACAATGGCTCGACGGCGATTGAAGCTGCGTTAAAGATGGCCCTGCAGTACTGGCAGAACCGCGGAAAGCCTGAAAAAAAGTTGTTCGTGTCGCTTGAGGGAGGATACCACGGCGACACGGTCGGCGCCATGTCTGTTGGATATATCGAGCAGTTCTTTGGCGCCTACAAGCCATTATTGGCCAAGGTAAGCAGGGTTCCAAGCCCTCTTTTCTACGGAAGCAAGTTCGAAAGCGTGCAAGACCTTGTCGAGCACTGCATGGAGCAGACAGAAAAGACACTGAAAAAACTGGACGGGAAATGCGCCGGCCTCGTCATGGAAAGCGGCGCCCAGATAGCAGGGGGCGTCGTCATCTACCCCCAGAAATACCAGCAGAAGATTTCAGAACTATGCAAAAAGTATGACACTCTTTTGATCCTTGACGAAATCGCGACTGGCTTTGGAAGGCTTGGCAACATGGTCGAATATTTGGCGCAAAATTCAAAACCCGACATTGTCTGCATGGGAAAGGCGCTTGCCGCCGGCTACTTTCCTCTTGCAGTCACGCTGGCGCATGAAAAGATCTATGACGCGTTCCTTGGCAGCTACGAGAAAAACAAGCATTTCTACCACGGCCACACGTTTACCGGCCACCCGGTGGGCTGCGCCGCCGCACTGGCAAACCTTGAACTTTACGAAAAACGCAACCTTATGCAACAGATTAAGAAAAATGCGCAGTACATCAAGCAGAGGCTTGGCGAATTCGAAGAAATTGGCGTTGTAGCAGACGTACGCCACAGTGGCATGCTGGCAGGAATAGAGCTTGCAAGAAACGGCAAACCACTCATGCACCTCAAGAGCAAGGAGCGCATCGACTATTTCGTGGCAAGGGAGTCGCTTGCAATGGGTGTGCATCTGCGCGCCCTGGGCAACGTCATGGTCGTCATCCCGCCCCTTGCAATCGGCCGAAACGACCTGGAAAAGATGATGGATGCCCACCTGGAACTGGCAAAAAAGGCGGAAAAGCTGTAG
- a CDS encoding cupin domain-containing protein, translating to MESDIGGYALKNGEGTHINFRGTKIVVKASGERSEGAYTLLEMTHQPNVGPALHIHPKAPEEYYVLKGEYSIRYGEKTVIAKAGDFIFIPKGMSHNYQSGPEGGKVLVISPAGLERYFAGVADVLKERLITGELEQEIAGKYGQEFLDGLKHWGQ from the coding sequence ATGGAAAGCGATATCGGCGGGTATGCCTTGAAAAACGGCGAAGGGACACATATCAACTTTCGCGGAACCAAGATAGTAGTAAAGGCCTCCGGCGAAAGGTCTGAAGGAGCATACACCCTGCTTGAAATGACCCATCAGCCAAATGTCGGACCCGCGCTCCACATCCATCCAAAAGCACCAGAAGAATACTATGTGCTTAAAGGTGAATACTCTATCAGGTACGGCGAAAAGACGGTTATTGCCAAAGCGGGAGATTTCATATTTATTCCAAAGGGAATGTCGCACAACTACCAGTCAGGCCCGGAAGGTGGCAAGGTCCTAGTCATATCCCCGGCAGGTCTTGAAAGGTATTTTGCAGGCGTGGCCGACGTGCTCAAAGAACGGCTAATAACGGGGGAGCTGGAACAAGAAATCGCCGGAAAATACGGTCAGGAATTCCTGGACGGGCTAAAGCACTGGGGACAATAA